From one Lycium ferocissimum isolate CSIRO_LF1 chromosome 7, AGI_CSIRO_Lferr_CH_V1, whole genome shotgun sequence genomic stretch:
- the LOC132062580 gene encoding uncharacterized protein LOC132062580 translates to MSMSHNPGKQQPIVYVRKKIRKTKRMEEIFGNVVTSPAQQEFSTKRIGEKSFEPLHKDHNKLFEEKCVAKKEAKTKRGTKCSNISKSLNTRQCKGRGAANTKISDNKEERRKIWNPYTSDFNKYSQILTTDDETYWNLLGLVDGNIYYERSQYKLANDLGETAHTFAHTNVNNTSWGTSDAKTKGKMVHQENNNTMDFADFYAQRGNKGINICEKSVNSSSEEMAKLLGTSNNHFGGLNFQFQNMNQVTPNYFLSDSMNEMNAWRRYHKPRAIVHPSKIISPSRFSQNSDQNMQITSEPATSNFSYMKLLTEDGNDSTLFEELLNEKQFVSTTQNSLSSEEQRVQQWDGSQVGNYEFDSSLQQINLQSCQYQALQQVPQQMSYMDLLTREDISWILFA, encoded by the exons ATGTCTATGTCACACAACCCAGGAAAACAACAGCCAATTGTTTATGTTCGGAAGAAAATCCGGAAGACCAAAAGAATGGAAGAAATATTTGGTAATGTTGTTACTTCTCCTGCTCAgcag GAATTTTCAACGAAAAGAATAGGTGAAAAAAGCTTTGAACCTTTacataaagatcacaacaaacTGTTCGAGGAGAAATGTGTTGCTAAGAAGGAAGCAAAGACTAAAAGGGGAACCAAGTGTTCCAATATCTCAAAGTCCTTAAATACTAGACAATGCAAAG GTAGAGGGGCTGCAAATACTAAAATTAGTGATAATAAAGAGGAAAGGCGCAAAATCTGGAATCCTTACACATCAGATTTCAACAAATATAGCCAAATTTTGACAACAGATGACGAGACGTATTGGAATCTGCTTGGTCTT GTTGATGGGAACATCTACTATGAGCGTAGCCAATATAAATTAGCAAACGATTTGGGAGAGACAGCACATACGTTTGCACACACAAATGTTAATAATACTTCTTGGGGCACCTCTGATGCAAAGACAAAGGGGAAAATGGTTCACCAAGAGAACAACAACACTATGGATTTTGCAGATTTTTATGCTCAAAGAGGAAATAAAGGTATCAATATCTGTGAAAAAAGTGTGAATTCCAGTTCAGAAGAAATGGCCAAACTTTTGGGAACAAGCAATAATCATTTTGGTGGCCTAAACTTCCAGTTCCAAAATATGAACCAAGTGACTCCTAATTATTTCCTCAGTGATagtatgaatgaaatgaacgCATGGCGAAGATATCATAAGCCAAGAGCAATAGTTCATCCATCCAAGATTATTAGCCCATCAAGATTCAGCCAAAACTCtgatcagaacatgcagataaCATCAGAGCCCGCGACATCAAATTTCTCTTATATGAAATTGCTAACGGAGGATGGAAATGACTCAACATTGTTTGAAGAATTACTAAATGAAAAGCAGTTCGTTAGTACTACTCAGAACAGTTTATCGTCAGAAGAACAAAGGGTGCAGCAATGGGACGGCAGCCAAGTAGGAAATTATGAGTTTGACAGCTCTTTGCAACAGATTAACTTACAAAGTTGTCAATATCAAGCGTTGCAGCAAGTACCCCAGCAAATGTCCTATATGGATCTGCTGACAAGAGAAGATATATCATGGATTTTATTTGCTTGA